The uncultured Methanomethylovorans sp. genome contains a region encoding:
- a CDS encoding DUF434 domain-containing protein, whose protein sequence is MQGALTENVDSKISKLSLPARDIRYLLEKGYSKTSSIRFVCDHYHLEKNERNVLTRVIISPNTAIARNKKRLTCKEVAGKKILVDGYNVLIAIESMLECHTLWLCDDGFVRDTRGVFRSHNNTDITIEAVKRMCSTLSKFSVPYVKVLLDSQMSQSGELAVIIRQEMVLSSLQGEVSTSAHADFDLKNAGSEYVIATADGVIIDAVEKIIDLPAAVIEEKGIWAEMII, encoded by the coding sequence ATGCAAGGAGCTTTAACAGAAAATGTAGACTCCAAGATTAGTAAATTATCCCTTCCTGCCAGAGATATTCGGTATTTGCTGGAGAAGGGATACTCTAAAACATCATCAATAAGATTTGTCTGTGATCACTATCACCTTGAAAAAAATGAACGGAATGTTCTCACCAGAGTGATAATATCACCAAACACAGCTATTGCACGTAATAAAAAAAGGCTTACCTGCAAAGAAGTTGCAGGCAAGAAAATCCTGGTAGATGGGTATAATGTTTTGATTGCTATAGAGAGCATGCTGGAATGTCATACGTTGTGGCTATGTGATGATGGTTTTGTCCGTGACACAAGAGGAGTTTTCAGATCCCATAATAATACTGATATTACAATTGAAGCTGTGAAACGGATGTGTTCCACACTTTCAAAATTCAGTGTCCCATATGTGAAAGTGCTGTTGGATTCACAGATGAGCCAGAGTGGAGAACTGGCAGTTATAATAAGACAGGAAATGGTTTTGTCATCTTTGCAAGGAGAAGTGTCAACCTCTGCACATGCAGACTTTGACCTTAAGAACGCAGGTTCTGAATATGTGATCGCAACTGCAGACGGAGTGATTATCGATGCAGTTGAAAAAATAATTGATTTGCCAGCAGCTGTCATTGAAGAAAAAGGCATCTGGGCGGAGATGATAATTTAA
- a CDS encoding winged helix-turn-helix domain-containing protein, giving the protein MRKALIDVLFASDQRKEVLLLLQEETKETENLLTSLKTTRKKLLSQMKVLEEHHLVSHYDDSYELTAIGKLVVDEIVPLLDKIEVLDTDIDYWGTRKLDFVPPHLFKRLLELKECQIINPYTQSIYARPLDIYGTDDEFQETSKNSDNFCAVTAFFHPHFISMFTEMLHGKVKINIIVTPNVVDIIRNQYQAEYIEIIKSKLFNLFVYPKKIDFVSFAYNEYYLLMRLLTNEGNYDYKYMLSSSQNALDWGKVLFEYYLKDSVPLARI; this is encoded by the coding sequence ATGAGAAAAGCATTGATTGACGTGTTATTTGCTTCAGATCAGAGAAAGGAGGTTCTTCTATTGTTGCAGGAAGAAACAAAAGAAACGGAAAATCTCCTCACGTCCCTGAAAACAACAAGAAAGAAATTACTTTCACAGATGAAGGTCTTGGAAGAACATCATCTTGTTTCTCACTATGATGATTCCTACGAATTGACCGCTATCGGAAAACTAGTAGTTGATGAAATAGTTCCTTTATTAGATAAGATTGAGGTTTTAGATACAGATATTGATTATTGGGGAACTCGTAAACTTGACTTTGTTCCACCTCATCTTTTTAAAAGACTACTGGAACTTAAGGAATGCCAGATAATAAATCCTTATACACAGAGTATATATGCTCGACCACTAGATATATATGGGACAGATGATGAATTCCAAGAGACTTCGAAGAATAGCGATAATTTTTGTGCAGTCACTGCATTTTTTCACCCACACTTTATCAGTATGTTTACAGAGATGCTTCATGGCAAGGTAAAAATAAACATAATCGTTACCCCGAATGTGGTTGACATTATAAGAAATCAATACCAAGCTGAATATATAGAAATCATTAAAAGTAAATTGTTTAATTTGTTTGTTTACCCCAAAAAAATAGACTTTGTATCTTTTGCCTATAACGAATACTACTTACTCATGCGTTTGCTGACTAACGAGGGAAACTACGATTATAAGTACATGCTAAGTTCCAGCCAAAATGCACTTGATTGGGGAAAAGTACTCTTTGAATATTACTTGAAAGATTCTGTGCCATTGGCGAGAATCTAA
- a CDS encoding FeoA family protein — MAPPIPLAMVSEGTETKVAGINASKSLAERLKAMGFIENCPLKVTRDNMGSLIVEVSGCKYALGKGMASKILVRPQ; from the coding sequence ATGGCCCCACCTATCCCCCTTGCAATGGTTTCCGAAGGTACTGAAACCAAGGTTGCAGGGATCAACGCAAGTAAATCTCTTGCAGAGCGCCTGAAAGCCATGGGATTCATAGAGAACTGCCCTCTAAAAGTGACCAGGGATAACATGGGTTCTCTTATTGTAGAAGTAAGCGGCTGTAAATATGCTCTTGGAAAAGGTATGGCTTCAAAGATATTAGTAAGGCCTCAATAA
- the ftsA gene encoding coenzyme F390 synthetase, whose translation MLPGPYHNPSIETMERGELDALIDERIRYTVKYAVDKSPFYRKWFKEHGFSPSDIQSHEDLLELPIINGNTIREHQPPVTKDFEFRTGELNDIFTIHETSGTSGTPKAFFLTWEDWERYAEKYARYFVSQGFGPGDKVVICASYGMNVGANTMTLAAHHIGMTIIPTGKCTFPTRIVTSYKPTGIVGSVFKLLRLVNNMKEQGLEPSESSIQRLVVGGESFAEEARNYLAEVWDCDVYNNYGSTEGTMCGECAEFSGLHVSEDMVHLDVYDPGMDKFVKDGECGRIVLTTLLPVGGKCGTLLLNYDTEDTTVVLTREPCACGRTHMKIMNPQREAETFWVAETPFNRVDVEKGVFQRENMEYLTGEYEAFLYGGDDEGETVMRVSLECLDPSACDKRLVEENFLRAFLRYKKRLENAYHDGTFKVIFNYTAPGGLELYQIKGRPKRLVDRR comes from the coding sequence ATGTTACCAGGACCTTATCACAATCCATCTATAGAGACCATGGAGAGGGGAGAACTGGATGCTTTGATAGATGAGCGTATTCGCTACACCGTCAAATACGCTGTGGATAAGTCTCCATTTTATAGAAAATGGTTTAAAGAGCATGGATTCTCACCTTCAGACATTCAGTCCCATGAAGACCTGTTGGAACTGCCCATCATCAACGGTAACACAATAAGAGAACACCAGCCACCTGTGACCAAGGATTTTGAGTTTAGGACAGGAGAATTGAATGACATCTTTACTATCCATGAAACAAGCGGTACCAGTGGGACGCCAAAAGCGTTCTTTCTAACCTGGGAAGACTGGGAGCGTTACGCAGAGAAATATGCCCGTTATTTTGTATCACAGGGATTCGGACCAGGGGATAAAGTGGTGATATGTGCCTCATATGGCATGAATGTAGGTGCTAACACAATGACACTTGCAGCTCATCATATCGGAATGACCATTATTCCCACAGGCAAATGCACTTTTCCGACAAGGATTGTGACTTCATATAAACCCACAGGCATCGTAGGGAGTGTTTTCAAACTGTTAAGACTTGTCAATAATATGAAGGAACAGGGCTTGGAGCCATCTGAATCAAGTATTCAGCGTCTTGTGGTAGGCGGGGAAAGCTTTGCTGAAGAAGCACGTAATTACCTTGCTGAAGTGTGGGATTGTGATGTGTACAACAACTATGGCAGTACGGAAGGTACTATGTGCGGAGAATGTGCAGAGTTCAGTGGCCTGCATGTATCAGAGGACATGGTGCATCTGGATGTATATGATCCAGGTATGGATAAATTCGTCAAAGATGGAGAATGTGGCAGAATCGTGCTCACGACCTTGCTTCCAGTGGGTGGCAAATGCGGTACTCTTCTTCTTAATTATGACACTGAAGATACCACAGTTGTTCTAACCCGGGAACCATGTGCCTGTGGAAGGACGCACATGAAAATAATGAACCCACAGCGTGAAGCTGAAACTTTCTGGGTTGCAGAAACGCCCTTTAACCGCGTAGATGTGGAAAAGGGAGTTTTCCAGCGGGAGAACATGGAATATCTTACCGGGGAATACGAGGCCTTCCTCTACGGTGGAGATGATGAGGGTGAAACTGTCATGCGAGTAAGTCTGGAATGCCTTGACCCTTCAGCATGTGATAAGCGGCTTGTGGAAGAAAATTTCCTGCGTGCTTTCCTTAGATACAAGAAAAGGCTTGAGAACGCTTACCATGATGGCACTTTCAAGGTCATATTCAACTATACAGCTCCTGGCGGGTTGGAACTATATCAGATAAAAGGTAGGCCAAAACGTCTAGTAGATCGCAGATAA
- the pncB gene encoding nicotinate phosphoribosyltransferase, with amino-acid sequence MIQSILDNDLYKLSMQMAVLELFPEARAEYRFINRGGQRFNEDFVKELRNILDAHFPKVALTEEEHNWLKSACPFFKPMYLEYLKNYRFDPSEVIVGLTEDNDLDLRIKGPWHSAILWEVVLMATVSELYFSTLEKSWKDMSFSEGSGEEILLNKYAEKINSIGKELDGHGCMFTEFGTRRRRSFRLQDKAVEVLRSLPCFTGTSNVHLARKYEIKPVGTIGHEWIMGNSALMSLRRANFFAFDNWVKVYSGDLGIALSDTFGTEAFFADFDLRLSKLYDGVRHDSGDPFGFTDKVIEHYNSMGIDPMKKVLVFSDSLHAADAIRLKEHCKSKINCSFGIGTCLTNNQDFFRESSPLNIVIKMHSINNIPVVKLSDSCEKETGDRDALRVANYTFGRKGLDE; translated from the coding sequence GTGATTCAATCTATACTGGACAATGACCTGTACAAGCTAAGTATGCAGATGGCTGTACTGGAGCTGTTCCCTGAGGCACGTGCCGAATATCGTTTCATCAACAGGGGTGGGCAGCGTTTTAATGAGGATTTTGTAAAGGAGCTTCGCAATATACTTGATGCGCATTTCCCCAAGGTCGCACTGACCGAAGAGGAGCATAACTGGTTGAAGTCTGCCTGTCCTTTCTTTAAACCCATGTATCTGGAATATCTGAAGAACTATCGTTTTGATCCATCAGAGGTAATTGTGGGACTTACCGAGGACAACGACCTTGATCTAAGGATAAAAGGCCCATGGCATAGTGCCATTCTATGGGAAGTAGTGCTCATGGCTACAGTCTCGGAACTATATTTCAGTACACTGGAAAAAAGCTGGAAAGACATGTCATTTTCAGAAGGTTCAGGAGAAGAAATACTTCTAAATAAGTATGCAGAGAAGATAAATTCCATTGGCAAAGAACTAGATGGACATGGCTGCATGTTCACAGAATTCGGTACACGCAGAAGAAGAAGCTTCAGATTGCAGGATAAAGCTGTAGAGGTTTTACGCAGTCTGCCGTGTTTTACAGGGACAAGCAATGTCCACCTTGCACGAAAATATGAAATTAAGCCAGTAGGCACCATAGGACATGAATGGATCATGGGTAATTCTGCCCTGATGAGTCTGCGGAGGGCTAACTTTTTTGCATTTGATAACTGGGTAAAGGTATATTCAGGCGATCTTGGAATAGCGCTTTCGGATACATTCGGTACTGAAGCCTTTTTTGCAGATTTTGACCTCCGGCTTTCCAAATTGTATGATGGTGTAAGGCATGACAGTGGTGATCCTTTTGGTTTTACCGATAAAGTGATCGAACACTATAACTCAATGGGCATAGATCCTATGAAAAAAGTGCTGGTTTTCAGTGATTCTCTGCATGCTGCAGATGCCATCAGGCTTAAAGAGCACTGTAAGAGCAAGATCAACTGTAGTTTTGGCATCGGCACATGCCTTACTAATAATCAGGACTTCTTCAGGGAAAGTTCTCCTCTTAACATTGTGATCAAAATGCACAGTATAAACAACATCCCCGTCGTAAAGTTAAGTGATTCATGTGAGAAGGAAACAGGGGATAGGGACGCTCTAAGAGTAGCTAATTATACATTTGGCAGAAAAGGGCTGGATGAATGA
- a CDS encoding NYN domain-containing protein has protein sequence MGSEDQDNQENIFKSQRLAVFADVQNMFYSARNYYEKKLDFGKLLSAVVRERQLIRAVAYVVETKEIDQSGFKSVIEHIGWEVKTKQLKSRPDGSTKGDWDMGIAIDAISISTKVDTVVLVTGDGDFTALVNHLKAAGVRVEVHAFPKNTAVELIDAATAYYPIDERLLLKK, from the coding sequence ATGGGCTCAGAAGATCAGGATAATCAAGAAAATATATTTAAAAGTCAAAGATTGGCCGTATTTGCAGATGTGCAAAATATGTTCTATTCGGCTAGAAATTATTATGAAAAAAAACTAGATTTTGGAAAATTATTAAGCGCTGTGGTGAGGGAAAGGCAGCTTATCCGTGCAGTAGCTTATGTTGTGGAAACAAAAGAAATAGATCAGTCTGGTTTTAAGTCGGTAATTGAACATATTGGATGGGAAGTAAAGACAAAACAGTTAAAATCAAGACCAGACGGCTCAACTAAAGGAGACTGGGATATGGGCATAGCAATTGATGCTATTTCCATATCTACTAAAGTAGACACCGTTGTGCTGGTCACAGGCGATGGGGATTTTACTGCTCTTGTTAATCACCTCAAGGCTGCAGGCGTGAGAGTAGAAGTGCATGCTTTCCCTAAAAACACTGCTGTAGAACTTATTGACGCAGCTACGGCCTATTATCCAATCGATGAACGGCTATTGCTCAAGAAATAA
- the mptN gene encoding tetrahydromethanopterin:alpha-L-glutamate ligase, translated as MRLGIAVTDPHDWTSSALLKTAVYRGFDAYVIDLRDTEVVIRDEVIITNKGLILPTLDALVVRDVGAGSMDGVSFRFDVLRQLEMQGTLILNSPEAIRNAANKYHTTYLLSKAGLPVPATFSVQDRSKAIEIISDLRDAVVKPVFGYKGKGIIRVKDGKMIEPNGSFSQISWEDQITQMIDSWGMLYIQEFIENQGRDIRAFVVNGKVLGSIYRSAQQGHWINNLSQGGTSSLCVLTPSQKEICAKAAEAVGTVFAGVDLIEGPQGTMVLEVNGTPSGAGIYKSCGINVAGYILDYIPSKF; from the coding sequence ATGAGACTTGGAATTGCTGTCACTGATCCGCATGATTGGACTTCTTCTGCACTTCTGAAAACTGCAGTTTACAGAGGTTTTGACGCCTATGTAATTGATCTTAGGGATACTGAAGTTGTCATCAGGGACGAAGTAATCATCACTAATAAGGGTCTAATTCTTCCCACCCTTGATGCCCTTGTGGTGAGGGATGTCGGTGCTGGATCAATGGACGGTGTTTCTTTTAGGTTCGATGTCCTAAGGCAACTTGAAATGCAAGGTACGCTTATCCTTAACAGCCCTGAAGCTATCAGAAATGCTGCAAATAAATATCATACCACATATTTGCTTTCAAAAGCAGGCCTTCCGGTACCAGCTACTTTTTCAGTACAGGATAGAAGTAAAGCCATTGAAATAATAAGTGACCTCAGAGATGCAGTCGTAAAACCCGTCTTTGGCTACAAAGGAAAAGGAATCATCAGGGTTAAAGATGGAAAAATGATAGAACCGAATGGTTCTTTTTCACAAATTTCCTGGGAAGACCAGATCACACAAATGATCGATAGCTGGGGCATGCTCTATATTCAGGAGTTCATAGAAAACCAGGGAAGGGACATCCGTGCTTTTGTAGTAAATGGAAAAGTACTGGGTTCTATATATCGGTCTGCACAGCAAGGCCATTGGATAAACAACCTTAGCCAGGGTGGTACATCCTCTCTTTGTGTTCTTACTCCATCCCAAAAAGAGATCTGTGCTAAAGCTGCAGAAGCTGTAGGTACTGTATTTGCAGGAGTGGACCTCATAGAAGGACCGCAAGGAACTATGGTGCTAGAGGTAAATGGAACTCCTTCAGGCGCAGGTATATATAAGTCATGTGGAATTAATGTTGCCGGATACATTCTGGATTATATACCATCAAAATTCTGA
- the pth2 gene encoding peptidyl-tRNA hydrolase Pth2 → MDEYKQCIIVRDDLKLSKGKLAVQVAHAAVSASSWASKSALDNWKEGGQKKVVLRVPALKDLFEFKEKARREGFPTALIADAGLTEVEPGTVTVLGIGPARAQDLDKITKDLKLL, encoded by the coding sequence ATGGATGAATATAAACAATGCATTATTGTGAGAGATGATCTGAAACTTTCAAAAGGCAAGCTTGCAGTACAAGTTGCACATGCAGCTGTATCTGCCAGCAGCTGGGCTTCAAAGTCCGCTTTGGATAACTGGAAAGAAGGTGGACAGAAAAAAGTGGTTTTAAGGGTTCCAGCACTCAAAGACCTTTTCGAGTTTAAGGAAAAGGCCAGAAGAGAGGGATTTCCCACTGCGCTTATTGCTGATGCGGGTCTTACAGAGGTAGAACCAGGGACAGTAACTGTATTGGGTATTGGTCCCGCAAGGGCTCAGGATCTGGATAAAATAACCAAGGATCTCAAGCTCCTCTAA
- a CDS encoding DUF835 domain-containing protein, which translates to MESKNKDIILIVDDEEMNINLLEAYLMNDYQIITAYTGNEALEKVKEKKPDLVLLDVMMQDMNGYTVCDKLKSSPETQFIPVVMVTSLSGREDRIQGISAGADDFLTKPLDRLELKTRVSSLLRIKHLHDSLIEEKKQLRKTNEYLDNLMRASPIATLTIDSDQNILTLNLSAIQLLGYGKDELAGLPITNITGGKWLEFTDKKDYETFFVKKNKEYTPMNVSTSVFKGNGNKIMIITLQDRSELRGLFITPVKEEISEKQDFSGIFLESGSIYLIPNHDSDEGYKIFTNVVKSGMQGLCITRQNPEKIRDKYNLTKTPMIWLTKNRIHGQQVIDPSELFKIFPTVFDFINKAQDGIILLDGIEFLSLFNDVRSVVKLMEQTNDTIMASSSRMILQLDPEVFDKKEYHLLKRWMKLISSENKEIEQPT; encoded by the coding sequence ATGGAAAGCAAAAACAAAGATATAATCCTTATCGTGGATGACGAGGAAATGAACATAAACCTGCTTGAAGCATATCTGATGAATGATTATCAGATCATTACAGCGTACACAGGTAACGAAGCTCTGGAAAAGGTAAAAGAAAAAAAGCCAGACCTGGTGCTTCTTGATGTCATGATGCAGGACATGAATGGATATACTGTATGTGACAAACTAAAAAGTTCACCTGAAACCCAATTCATTCCAGTTGTTATGGTAACCTCTTTGTCAGGTCGTGAAGACCGTATTCAGGGTATCAGTGCAGGAGCAGATGATTTTCTTACAAAACCACTTGACAGATTGGAACTGAAGACCCGAGTTAGCTCTCTTTTGAGGATTAAACATCTTCATGATAGCCTCATAGAAGAGAAAAAGCAGTTAAGAAAGACAAATGAATATCTGGATAATTTAATGAGAGCCTCGCCTATAGCTACTCTTACAATAGATTCAGATCAAAACATCCTAACCTTGAACCTGAGTGCTATACAACTATTAGGATATGGGAAGGATGAGCTTGCTGGACTACCCATAACCAACATTACAGGTGGCAAGTGGCTTGAGTTCACAGATAAAAAAGATTATGAGACTTTCTTTGTTAAAAAGAATAAAGAATATACTCCAATGAACGTTTCAACTTCTGTTTTCAAAGGGAATGGAAATAAGATAATGATCATAACCCTGCAGGACCGTTCAGAACTAAGAGGACTGTTCATAACCCCTGTGAAAGAAGAGATTTCTGAAAAGCAAGACTTTAGTGGTATTTTCCTTGAAAGCGGTTCTATTTACCTGATACCAAACCATGACTCTGACGAAGGGTATAAAATATTTACAAACGTTGTGAAAAGCGGGATGCAAGGATTATGTATTACCCGTCAAAATCCTGAGAAGATCAGGGACAAATACAATCTGACAAAAACACCTATGATCTGGCTGACCAAGAACAGAATACACGGTCAGCAAGTGATAGACCCATCGGAGTTATTCAAAATATTCCCTACTGTATTTGATTTTATAAACAAGGCACAAGATGGAATTATCCTTTTAGATGGAATTGAATTTTTATCTTTGTTTAATGATGTACGTTCTGTAGTAAAACTTATGGAACAGACCAACGATACTATTATGGCATCCTCATCTAGGATGATATTGCAACTTGATCCTGAGGTCTTTGATAAAAAGGAATATCATTTACTGAAGAGATGGATGAAATTGATTTCTTCTGAGAATAAGGAAATCGAACAGCCAACATAA
- a CDS encoding ATPase domain-containing protein, with amino-acid sequence MRFIDTIDGLNEVFETDIPRDFVILVKGAAGTLKSGFTFQMLTKYLDSTDEYGLYITLEQSRDNHIKNMESMGIPVSKRLHISDFSDYRVQYDDFSEDLINLLQDNIIEFKRKLGNKCTCVAIDSLGALYSLLNIEQKDLRKRLYRFLEILRRENMNIFLILETETDYNMEQSVTGTEGFLADGIIELGLHFQGNTANRYLRVRKMRATAHSMEPWILIVSDNGLKVYKGTFSMPLNLT; translated from the coding sequence ATGAGGTTCATAGATACCATAGATGGTCTTAATGAAGTATTTGAAACTGATATACCAAGAGATTTTGTGATCCTTGTGAAAGGTGCGGCAGGTACTCTTAAATCAGGTTTCACTTTTCAGATGCTCACAAAGTATCTAGACAGCACAGACGAATATGGCCTCTACATCACGCTTGAGCAAAGCAGAGATAACCACATTAAGAACATGGAAAGCATGGGAATTCCTGTATCCAAGAGATTGCACATAAGTGACTTTAGTGATTACAGGGTCCAGTATGATGATTTTTCAGAGGACCTTATTAATCTTTTGCAGGACAACATCATTGAGTTCAAAAGAAAACTGGGAAACAAATGTACCTGCGTAGCTATTGATTCCCTTGGTGCGTTATATTCTTTACTTAATATAGAGCAAAAGGACCTGAGAAAACGTCTGTACAGGTTCCTTGAGATCCTGCGCAGAGAAAATATGAATATCTTTCTAATTCTCGAGACTGAAACTGATTATAATATGGAACAATCTGTAACAGGTACCGAAGGCTTTCTTGCAGATGGTATCATTGAACTTGGCCTGCATTTTCAGGGCAACACCGCCAACCGTTATCTGCGTGTAAGAAAAATGAGAGCTACTGCACATAGCATGGAACCTTGGATACTTATTGTTTCCGATAATGGTCTTAAGGTCTACAAAGGCACTTTCAGCATGCCACTTAACTTGACCTGA
- a CDS encoding thioredoxin domain-containing protein yields MSDIKDKDSRDEISDKIYKVPNFLINEKSPYLLQHAYNPVQWYPWGEAAFERSKAENKPIFLSIGYSTCHWCHVMEKESFEDPDVARLMNETFVCIKVDREERPDIDSVYMTVCQAITGRGGWPLTIFMTPSREPFFAATYIPKKGRFGSAGMLDMIPHIANLWAQQQEEILQSARQLKAAISPEVSQCLAKNTDTEMNEKTIHSGYSQLLSSFDRQAAGFGKAPKFPSPHNLTFLLRYWYRTGNIEALQMVTKTLDAMHSGGIYDHVGFGFHRYSTDNNWLVPHFEKMLYDQAMIIIAYTEAFQVTGFEDYKKAAEEVIEYILRDMCSAERAFYCAEDADSEGVEGKFYLWKKEEIYAILPEKEADMICKVYGVSSEGNYEEEISGIATKNNILHLARPLETVAYELGLPFNELKTKIESSRKVLFARREKKVHPAKDDKILTDWNGLMIAALSKASRAFGRPEYAQAASRAANFILREMSSADGRLLHRYREGEASITGFLEDYAFMIWGLIELYQATMGSVYLEQALRINFLQIRDFMDNNGGFFHTAKDSEALLFRNKEVYDGAIPSGNSVSMLNLLRLSRITGNTDLEEKASASMKTFSGQVDAMPMAYCQFLNALDFALGPAFEVVIVGNRENKDAKEMLSIIGRSFLPNMVLLLKEDDSIGTLAPYTKDMEITYRQATAYVCQGYSCSMPTNDISEMMKMLKLRENRG; encoded by the coding sequence ATGAGCGATATAAAGGATAAAGATAGCAGAGATGAAATTTCTGATAAAATTTATAAGGTACCCAATTTTCTCATAAATGAAAAAAGTCCATATCTGCTTCAACATGCATACAATCCAGTGCAATGGTATCCCTGGGGTGAAGCAGCTTTTGAAAGGTCAAAAGCCGAGAATAAGCCGATATTTCTTTCCATTGGATACTCTACGTGTCACTGGTGCCATGTCATGGAGAAAGAATCATTTGAAGATCCTGATGTAGCCAGGCTCATGAATGAGACTTTTGTTTGTATTAAAGTTGATCGCGAAGAGAGACCGGATATAGATAGTGTCTATATGACTGTTTGCCAGGCAATTACAGGGCGAGGAGGCTGGCCGCTCACAATATTTATGACTCCATCCAGAGAGCCGTTCTTTGCAGCAACCTATATTCCAAAGAAAGGCAGGTTTGGGAGTGCCGGGATGCTTGATATGATTCCTCACATAGCAAACTTATGGGCACAGCAGCAAGAAGAGATCTTGCAGAGTGCCAGACAACTGAAAGCCGCAATTTCTCCAGAAGTGTCACAATGTCTTGCTAAAAATACTGATACCGAAATGAACGAAAAGACCATACACAGCGGCTATTCACAGTTGCTTTCCTCTTTTGACCGTCAGGCAGCAGGTTTTGGAAAGGCTCCTAAATTTCCTTCTCCACATAACCTTACCTTTCTTCTAAGGTACTGGTACCGTACTGGAAATATTGAAGCACTGCAGATGGTGACAAAAACACTGGATGCCATGCACAGTGGTGGCATATATGATCATGTAGGATTTGGTTTTCACCGCTATTCCACAGATAATAATTGGTTGGTACCTCATTTTGAAAAAATGCTCTACGATCAGGCAATGATTATCATAGCTTACACCGAAGCTTTCCAGGTGACAGGTTTTGAGGATTACAAAAAGGCAGCAGAAGAAGTCATAGAGTATATTTTAAGGGATATGTGCTCTGCAGAAAGAGCTTTTTATTGTGCAGAGGATGCAGATAGTGAAGGAGTAGAAGGTAAGTTCTATCTATGGAAAAAGGAAGAAATATATGCAATTCTTCCCGAAAAGGAAGCAGATATGATATGTAAGGTCTATGGGGTGTCATCCGAAGGTAATTACGAAGAAGAAATATCGGGTATTGCTACTAAAAATAATATCCTGCACCTAGCAAGGCCACTGGAAACAGTAGCATATGAACTTGGACTTCCGTTTAATGAATTAAAGACAAAAATTGAGTCATCAAGAAAAGTGCTCTTTGCTAGACGAGAAAAAAAAGTTCACCCTGCTAAGGATGACAAAATTCTAACAGATTGGAACGGTCTGATGATAGCTGCCCTTAGCAAAGCTTCCCGGGCTTTTGGCAGACCAGAATATGCACAAGCTGCATCCCGGGCTGCAAACTTCATCCTTCGTGAAATGTCATCCGCTGATGGCAGGCTGCTACACCGGTATAGGGAAGGCGAAGCCTCTATAACTGGTTTCCTGGAAGATTATGCATTTATGATATGGGGTCTTATTGAATTATATCAGGCCACCATGGGTAGTGTGTATCTTGAACAGGCACTTAGGATCAATTTCCTGCAGATACGGGATTTCATGGATAATAACGGAGGATTTTTCCATACTGCAAAAGATTCCGAAGCTCTGTTGTTCCGGAACAAAGAAGTATATGACGGAGCAATTCCTTCAGGTAATTCTGTTAGTATGCTGAACCTTCTTAGGCTCTCTCGGATAACGGGCAATACAGACCTTGAAGAAAAAGCCTCTGCATCTATGAAAACATTCTCCGGGCAGGTAGATGCAATGCCTATGGCATATTGCCAATTTCTGAATGCTCTTGATTTTGCCTTAGGACCCGCTTTTGAAGTGGTCATTGTAGGAAACAGGGAAAATAAGGATGCCAAAGAGATGTTATCCATTATTGGCAGATCATTCCTTCCAAACATGGTACTGTTACTGAAAGAGGATGACAGCATAGGCACACTTGCTCCATATACTAAAGACATGGAAATAACATATAGACAAGCTACAGCCTATGTTTGCCAGGGTTACAGTTGCAGCATGCCCACAAATGACATCAGTGAGATGATGAAAATGCTTAAACTCCGTGAAAACAGAGGATAG